One stretch of Arthrobacter polaris DNA includes these proteins:
- the nrdH gene encoding glutaredoxin-like protein NrdH codes for MTVTVYTKPACVQCNATYRALDKKGITYQSVDISTDPAALEHVLSLGYQQAPVVITEADHWSGFRPDKIAELAAAVERAASSVA; via the coding sequence ATGACCGTCACGGTTTACACCAAACCTGCATGTGTCCAGTGCAACGCCACATACCGTGCGTTGGACAAGAAGGGCATCACGTACCAGAGCGTGGACATCTCAACGGATCCGGCCGCTCTTGAGCATGTGCTCAGCCTTGGATACCAGCAGGCACCTGTGGTGATCACTGAAGCCGACCACTGGTCAGGCTTCCGCCCGGATAAGATTGCCGAACTGGCTGCAGCCGTCGAACGTGCCGCGTCGAGCGTAGCTTAA
- a CDS encoding NUDIX domain-containing protein, whose product MRDAAAVVRPGHLGSNRDPGDAWVTXEQGKFWGKFGSAGLLVFDAGRGVLLQHRALWSHHGGTWGLPXGALNQGETAVDGALREAWEEAAVPRENVELLFTSVYDVGYWSYTTVVVAAVVPFEAVISDPESMALEWFVPEALDSLDLHPGFGAAWPALRERLTQP is encoded by the coding sequence ATCCGGGATGCTGCGGCTGTTGTGCGTCCAGGGCATTTGGGCAGTAACCGCGATCCCGGGGATGCCTGGGTTACGNGGGAGCAGGGTAAATTTTGGGGCAAGTTTGGTTCCGCTGGCTTGTTGGTGTTCGACGCCGGACGTGGAGTGCTGCTCCAACACCGGGCACTGTGGTCCCATCACGGCGGCACATGGGGTCTGCCGNGGGGCGCCCTCAACCAAGGTGAAACCGCAGTCGATGGAGCGCTGCGAGAGGCTTGGGAAGAAGCGGCGGTTCCGCGGGAGAACGTTGAACTGCTGTTCACCTCAGTCTATGACGTGGGCTATTGGAGCTACACCACGGTGGTTGTTGCTGCCGTGGTGCCCTTTGAGGCTGTCATCAGTGACCCGGAAAGCATGGCGTTGGAATGGTTCGTGCCTGAAGCGCTCGACTCTCTGGATTTGCATCCAGGTTTTGGTGCGGCATGGCCTGCGTTGCGGGAACGTCTTACTCAACCATGA
- a CDS encoding bifunctional 2-polyprenyl-6-hydroxyphenol methylase/3-demethylubiquinol 3-O-methyltransferase UbiG — MDSENLWEAKKRENPGHSAWFIARFAGMRADGVDLDGEARLVDALVGRASRILDAGCGTGRVGGELSLRGHRVVGVDIDAELIDAARLDYPDVDWRLGDLSTLSLPGEEFDLIVCAGNVMPFLAPGTASSVLTRFHDYLAPGGRALVGFGAGRGYDFEDFFSDVDSSGLATVGRFATWQLHPLTPESDFVVALLERPAAAS, encoded by the coding sequence ATGGACAGCGAGAATTTATGGGAAGCAAAGAAGCGGGAAAATCCCGGCCATTCAGCCTGGTTCATTGCCCGCTTTGCGGGCATGCGTGCCGACGGGGTTGACCTGGACGGCGAGGCCAGGTTGGTCGACGCACTGGTAGGCCGGGCCTCCCGAATTCTGGATGCCGGTTGCGGCACAGGCCGTGTGGGCGGGGAACTTTCNCTGCGCGGGCACCGGGTTGTGGGCGTGGACATTGACGCCGAACTTATCGACGCCGCCCGGCTGGACTACCCCGACGTTGACTGGCGGCTCGGGGACCTCAGCACTTTATCTCTGCCCGGGGAGGAGTTCGATCTGATCGTGTGCGCTGGCAACGTGATGCCGTTCCTTGCNCCCGGCACCGCGTCATCGGTGCTTACACGATTCCATGACTATCTGGCACCGGGCGGCCGGGCGCTTGTGGGCTTCGGCGCAGGCCGCGGGTACGACTTTGAGGACTTCTTCAGTGATGTGGATAGCTCCGGACTGGCGACGGTTGGCCGCTTCGCCACCTGGCAGCTGCATCCACTAACGCCTGAATCAGACTTTGTGGTGGCACTGCTGGAGCGTCCGGCCGCTGCCAGCTAA
- a CDS encoding M23 family metallopeptidase, translating into MTADKDAPITFAQPSLASKAKPTPAAAPAAVPLGALDSPVPVPQSSAALQSPLETLTMTSPFGYRINPLTGAADELHRGTDFGASCGTAVFSAGAGTVTEAGWHPYGGGNRVVIDHGGGIXSTYNHLSSIGVSVGVPMGAGTPVGEVGTTGNSTGCHLHFEVMLNDEVVDAAGYL; encoded by the coding sequence GTGACCGCTGATAAAGATGCCCCGATAACTTTCGCTCAGCCTTCGCTCGCTAGCAAAGCCAAGCCAACTCCGGCTGCAGCGCCAGCTGCGGTGCCACTGGGAGCCCTCGATTCACCAGTACCAGTGCCCCAGTCATCCGCGGCGCTGCAATCGCCGCTGGAAACACTGACCATGACCTCCCCGTTTGGGTACCGGATCAATCCNCTCACCGGAGCCGCTGACGAGCTTCACAGGGGTACGGACTTCGGCGCGTCATGCGGCACAGCCGTCTTCTCTGCTGGCGCCGGTACAGTAACGGAAGCGGGCTGGCATCCCTATGGTGGCGGAAACCGCGTTGTCATCGACCATGGCGGCGGCATTAANAGCACTTACAACCATTTGAGCAGCATCGGCGTCAGTGTCGGAGTGCCGATGGGTGCAGGGACACCGGTTGGTGAGGTGGGAACAACCGGCAATTCCACTGGCTGCCACCTGCACTTTGAGGTCATGCTCAATGACGAGGTAGTTGACGCGGCTGGCTATCTCTAA
- a CDS encoding thioesterase family protein, giving the protein MSETTTNAARDTASRTPSVDTNAYYRHLGGNRFESTIHAQGAWNTHEQHMAPVTGIMVHALEQYRPRADMRLARFSFDILEXIPAGEFTIETMLLRXGRTIELLQAELIAEGCVAVRATAWRLXKTDTSVVQACEDVPMGSLKXSVPWDGMASWPGXFIKTLESRSLPEHRPGRGSAWLHSTHTMLDGGEHSSALVRLLGLADSANGVSAPLAPVPGGFMFPNVDLSIHLYREPVXEWLGLQTHVSIAXDGIGLTSAVLHDVKGPFGRSEQILTIRPLPHVQ; this is encoded by the coding sequence ATGTCGGAGACAACTACCAACGCAGCCCGTGATACCGCTTCCCGCACCCCATCCGTTGATACCAATGCGTACTACCGTCACCTGGGTGGGAACCGCTTCGAATCAACCATTCACGCCCAGGGTGCCTGGAACACACACGAACAGCATATGGCCCCGGTAACCGGGATTATGGTCCACGCTTTGGAGCAGTACCGGCCGCGTGCGGACATGCGCCTGGCCCGCTTCAGTTTTGACATCCTTGAGNTGATTCCAGCTGGTGAATTCACCATCGAAACCATGCTGCTGCGCNCCGGGCGAACCATCGAACTGTTGCAGGCGGAACTGATAGCCGAGGGTTGCGTTGCTGTCCGTGCCACAGCATGGCGTTTGNAAAAGACCGATACAAGCGTTGTTCAAGCCTGTGAGGACGTACCCATGGGCAGCCTTAAANGCTCAGTCCCTTGGGATGGCATGGCGAGCTGGCCAGGGNGTTTCATTAAAACACTTGAGAGCCGTTCGCTCCCTGAGCACCGCCCCGGCCGTGGCTCAGCCTGGTTGCATAGCACCCATACAATGCTCGACGGCGGTGAACACTCCTCAGCCCTGGTCCGTCTGCTTGGCCTCGCCGACAGCGCCAACGGTGTTTCAGCTCCTCTGGCTCCTGTCCCCGGCGGGTTCATGTTCCCCAACGTTGACCTTTCAATCCACCTGTACCGTGAACCTGTGNGGGAGTGGCTGGGACTACAGACGCACGTCTCCATCGCGNGGGACGGGATTGGGCTGACCTCGGCGGTGCTCCATGACGTCAAAGGCCCGTTCGGACGCTCCGAACAGATTCTCACAATCCGTCCCCTTCCGCACGTCCAGTGA
- a CDS encoding DedA family protein, whose translation MMESIISLPFVWAFAILFVIVMLRSNATYWAGRGLAAGGRKTNMQKYLNSPAVLRAEXIIARWGAPAVSVSFLTIGVQTAINLSAGFGRMPLRRYILATVLGSIAWATMYATVGLAAXEAALAAAAGSPMALIMLVLVVGAAILSAHLFRVSRTRKLDAAALNDCPVMTPDATVASAQKA comes from the coding sequence ATGATGGAAAGCATCATTTCTCTCCCGTTTGTATGGGCTTTCGCCATCTTATTTGTGATCGTCATGCTGCGTTCCAACGCCACGTATTGGGCGGGTCGCGGGCTTGCCGCAGGTGGGCGCAAAACGAACATGCAGAAATATCTGAACTCACCAGCTGTGCTGCGCGCAGAANAAATCATTGCACGCTGGGGTGCCCCTGCCGTGAGTGTCAGTTTCTTGACCATTGGTGTGCAGACCGCCATCAACTTATCGGCCGGATTTGGCCGGATGCCCTTGCGTCGCTACATTCTGGCCACTGTGCTTGGTTCCATCGCCTGGGCCACCATGTACGCCACCGTTGGGTTGGCCGCTNTTGAGGCCGCCCTTGCCGCCGCGGCAGGATCACCCATGGCACTTATCATGCTGGTTCTGGTGGTTGGAGCAGCCATTCTTAGCGCCCACCTGTTCCGTGTCTCACGGACCCGCAAACTTGACGCAGCAGCGTTGAATGATTGCCCCGTCATGACCCCTGATGCAACAGTCGCCTCGGCACAGAAGGCATAA
- the nrdI gene encoding class Ib ribonucleoside-diphosphate reductase assembly flavoprotein NrdI encodes MSAVAAESAVTAIISRYTSSKLIYFSSASDNTHRFVMKLGMDAARLPVYTYEDTLLAQEPFVLILPTYGGETRKGAVPKQVIKFLNVAENRNLIRGVVGAGNTNFGDTYCLAGDIVAEKCNVTHLYRFELMGTSDDVDRVREGLEEFWTRLSQNKTQQ; translated from the coding sequence ATGTCAGCCGTTGCAGCAGAATCAGCAGTAACAGCGATAATCTCTCGATACACCAGCAGCAAGTTGATCTACTTTTCATCAGCCTCGGACAACACCCACCGTTTCGTTATGAAACTGGGAATGGACGCGGCACGGCTGCCGGTTTACACCTATGAAGACACCCTCCTGGCCCAGGAGCCCTTCGTTTTGATCCTGCCAACCTATGGTGGGGAAACGCGAAAAGGCGCAGTGCCAAAACAGGTCATCAAATTCCTCAACGTAGCGGAAAATCGAAACCTGATCCGCGGCGTCGTAGGCGCTGGGAACACAAATTTCGGAGACACCTATTGCCTTGCCGGTGACATTGTCGCCGAGAAGTGCAATGTAACGCATTTATACCGTTTTGAACTTATGGGCACCTCTGATGATGTGGACCGGGTTCGCGAAGGATTGGAAGAATTTTGGACACGATTGTCTCAGAACAAGACCCAGCAGTGA
- a CDS encoding biotin/lipoate A/B protein ligase family protein, which translates to MSALLAPRLEVHKQLLNQXAEADLNHALDLLAEVKAANQGAMLRLYRPEPTVAFGQRDTKLAGFAAAQQAARLNGFVPAVRRAGGRAAAYHQGTLIVDHIQREDDAIAGAKARFGFFGDLFTEALRSLGVDAGVXEIPGEYCPGEFSVXGRHATAGNNGVASTAARSSAALSTAGLGTAARSAAPSGIKLVGTAQRVVAGAWLFSSVIVVENSAPIRQVLTDSYAALGLDWDPATAGAAQDLLPALTVEDVEAAVLAAYAQHTELFIP; encoded by the coding sequence GTGAGCGCACTCCTTGCCCCGCGGTTAGAAGTTCACAAGCAACTGCTCAATCAGNGGGCTGAAGCCGATCTGAACCATGCCCTGGACCTGCTGGCTGAAGTTAAGGCGGCAAATCAAGGGGCCATGTTGCGCCTCTACCGGCCTGAGCCGACCGTGGCCTTTGGGCAACGTGATACAAAGTTGGCAGGATTTGCTGCGGCACAGCAGGCAGCGCGGCTGAACGGATTTGTGCCAGCTGTCCGGCGGGCAGGTGGAAGGGCAGCTGCGTATCACCAAGGGACGTTGATTGTTGACCATATCCAGCGCGAAGACGACGCCATTGCCGGTGCCAAGGCGCGCTTTGGCTTCTTTGGCGACTTGTTTACGGAGGCGTTACGCTCCCTCGGCGTAGACGCCGGCGTGNGGGAAATCCCCGGCGAATACTGCCCCGGTGAATTCAGTGTTNTTGGCCGCCACGCCACCGCCGGCAACAACGGCGTAGCCAGTACGGCAGCACGTAGCTCGGCAGCACTTAGCACAGCAGGATTAGGTACAGCAGCACGGAGTGCAGCGCCGTCGGGCATTAAATTGGTGGGCACAGCCCAGCGGGTTGTGGCCGGAGCCTGGCTGTTCAGTTCCGTGATCGTGGTTGAGAACTCGGCACCGATCCGCCAGGTCCTCACTGACAGCTACGCTGCCCTAGGCCTTGACTGGGACCCGGCCACTGCCGGTGCCGCCCAGGACCTGCTCCCAGCCCTCACAGTTGAGGACGTGGAAGCAGCAGTCCTGGCGGCGTACGCACAGCACACGGAACTTTTCATTCCGTAA
- the nrdE gene encoding class 1b ribonucleoside-diphosphate reductase subunit alpha, translating into MPAAWEGMGYHELNAMLNLYNADGEIQFDADKAAARQYFLQHVNNNTVFFHDLEEKLEYLVKNEYYERETLDQYSMNFTRELFQRAYKKKFRFETFLGAFKFYTSYTLKTFDGNRFLERYEDRVCMVALHLARGNEELANNIVDEIIDGRFQPATPTFLNAGKAQRGELVSCFLLRIEDNMESIGRSINSALQLSKRGGGVAFALTNIREVGAPIKQIENQSSGVIPVMKLLEDSFSYANQLGARQGAGAVYLHAHHPDINRFLDTKRENADEKVRIKTLSLGVVIPDITFELAKRDEDMYLFSPYDVEXVYGVPFSDISVTEKYYEMVDDARIKKTKIKAREFFQTLAEIQFESGYPYIMFEDTVNRENPIEGKIIMSNLCSEILQVSAPTTYNDDLSYAETGKDISCNLGSLNIAKAMDSXDFGATIETAIRTLTAVSDMSNITSVXSIAKGNRQSRAIGLGQMNLHGYLARERVHYGSEEGLDFTNIYFYTVVYHCIRASNLLAIENDSTFINFENSKYASGEFFDKYTDQQWLPQTARVAELFEGMHIPTQEDWRALKASVMEHGIYNQNLQAVPPTGSISYINNSTSSIHPIASMIEIRKEGKLGRVYYPAPYLTNDNVEFYKDAYEIGFEKIIDTYAAATQHVDQGLSLTLFFKDTATTRDINKAQIYAWRKGIKTIYYIRLRQLALEGTEVEGCVSCQL; encoded by the coding sequence ATGCCTGCAGCATGGGAAGGTATGGGCTATCACGAGCTCAACGCCATGTTGAACCTGTACAACGCCGACGGCGAAATCCAGTTCGACGCGGACAAGGCCGCAGCTCGCCAGTACTTCTTGCAACACGTGAACAACAACACGGTGTTCTTCCACGACCTGGAAGAAAAGCTGGAATACCTGGTGAAGAACGAATACTACGAGCGCGAAACGCTGGACCAGTACTCAATGAACTTCACCCGTGAGCTCTTCCAGCGTGCTTACAAGAAGAAGTTCCGCTTCGAGACCTTCCTGGGCGCCTTCAAGTTCTACACGTCCTACACGCTGAAGACCTTTGACGGCAACCGCTTCCTGGAGCGCTACGAAGACCGTGTGTGCATGGTTGCCCTGCACTTGGCCCGCGGCAACGAGGAGCTGGCCAACAACATCGTCGATGAAATCATCGACGGCCGCTTCCAGCCGGCAACACCGACCTTCCTCAACGCTGGCAAGGCACAGCGCGGCGAGCTCGTTTCCTGCTTCCTGCTCCGCATCGAAGACAACATGGAGTCCATTGGCCGCTCCATCAACTCCGCCCTGCAGCTCTCCAAGCGCGGCGGCGGCGTGGCGTTTGCGCTGACCAACATCCGCGAAGTCGGTGCCCCGATCAAGCAGATCGAGAACCAGTCCTCCGGCGTCATCCCCGTGATGAAGCTCCTTGAAGACAGCTTCTCCTACGCCAACCAGCTCGGCGCACGCCAGGGTGCAGGAGCCGTGTACCTGCACGCCCACCACCCAGACATCAACCGGTTCCTGGACACCAAGCGCGAGAACGCCGATGAGAAGGTTCGCATCAAGACCTTGTCCTTGGGCGTTGTTATCCCGGACATCACCTTCGAGCTGGCCAAGCGCGATGAGGACATGTACCTGTTCTCCCCGTACGACGTGGAANAAGTGTACGGTGTGCCGTTCTCCGACATTTCGGTCACTGAGAAGTACTACGAAATGGTGGATGACGCCCGCATCAAGAAGACCAAGATCAAGGCGCGCGAGTTCTTCCAGACCCTCGCCGAGATCCAGTTTGAATCCGGCTACCCGTACATCATGTTTGAAGACACGGTGAACCGCGAGAACCCCATCGAGGGCAAGATCATCATGAGTAACTTGTGCTCTGAGATCCTGCAGGTTTCCGCTCCCACCACGTACAACGACGATCTCTCCTACGCCGAGACCGGCAAGGACATCTCCTGCAACCTGGGCTCGCTGAACATTGCCAAGGCCATGGATTCCNCCGATTTCGGTGCCACCATCGAGACGGCCATCCGTACCTTGACCGCTGTCTCTGACATGTCAAACATCACCAGCGTCNCCTCCATCGCCAAGGGCAACCGCCAGTCGCGCGCCATTGGCCTGGGCCAGATGAACCTGCACGGCTACCTTGCCCGTGAGCGCGTCCACTACGGTTCCGAAGAGGGGCTGGACTTCACCAACATTTACTTCTACACCGTGGTGTACCACTGCATCCGTGCCTCGAACTTGTTGGCCATTGAGAACGACTCCACGTTCATCAACTTCGAGAACTCCAAGTACGCCTCGGGTGAATTCTTTGACAAGTACACGGATCAACAATGGTTGCCGCAGACCGCCCGCGTTGCCGAGCTGTTTGAGGGCATGCACATCCCCACCCAGGAGGACTGGCGTGCGCTGAAGGCTTCTGTCATGGAGCACGGGATCTACAACCAAAACCTGCAGGCTGTTCCGCCCACGGGTTCCATCAGCTACATCAACAACTCCACGTCCTCGATCCACCCGATCGCCTCCATGATCGAGATTCGCAAGGAAGGCAAGCTGGGCCGCGTCTACTACCCGGCTCCCTACCTGACCAACGACAACGTTGAGTTCTACAAGGACGCGTACGAGATCGGCTTCGAGAAGATCATCGACACCTACGCCGCTGCCACGCAGCACGTGGACCAGGGCCTGTCCCTGACGTTGTTCTTCAAGGACACCGCCACCACGCGTGACATCAACAAGGCCCAGATTTACGCCTGGCGCAAGGGCATCAAGACCATCTACTACATCCGTCTGCGCCAGCTCGCGCTGGAAGGAACGGAAGTGGAAGGTTGCGTCTCGTGCCAGCTTTAG
- the nrdF gene encoding class 1b ribonucleoside-diphosphate reductase subunit beta produces MTPEKLKLASHVKAINWNRIEDDKDVEVWNRLCNNFWLPEKVPLSNDVQSWATLTPDEQLLTMRVFTGLTLLDTLQGTVGAVSLIPDAITPHEEAVYTNIAFMESVHAKSYSSIFSTLASTKEIDEAFRWSVENVNLQKKAQIIESYYYGDDPLKRKIASTLLESFLFYSGFYLPMYWSSRAKLTNTADMIRLIIRDEAVHGYYIGYKYQKGLEGLSEERKEELKAWTFELMFELYENEVQYTHDLYDSVGLAEDVKXFLHYNANKALMNLGYEAMFPSAVTDVNPAILSALSPNADENHDFFSGSGSSYVIGKAVNTEDDDWDF; encoded by the coding sequence ATGACACCGGAGAAGCTGAAGTTGGCGAGCCACGTAAAGGCCATCAACTGGAACCGCATCGAGGACGATAAGGACGTGGAAGTCTGGAACCGCCTATGCAACAACTTCTGGCTGCCGGAGAAGGTGCCGCTGTCCAACGACGTCCAGTCATGGGCCACGTTGACACCGGATGAGCAGCTGCTGACCATGCGCGTATTCACCGGCTTGACTCTCCTTGACACACTGCAGGGAACGGTGGGTGCCGTCTCGCTGATCCCGGACGCCATCACCCCGCACGAGGAAGCCGTTTACACGAACATTGCGTTCATGGAATCGGTCCACGCCAAGAGCTACTCCTCGATCTTCTCCACCTTGGCTTCCACGAAGGAAATCGACGAGGCGTTCCGCTGGTCGGTGGAGAACGTGAACCTGCAGAAGAAGGCTCAGATCATTGAGTCCTACTACTACGGCGACGATCCGCTCAAGCGCAAGATCGCCTCCACACTGCTGGAATCCTTCCTGTTCTACTCGGGTTTCTACCTGCCCATGTACTGGTCTTCACGAGCCAAGCTGACCAACACAGCTGACATGATCCGCCTCATCATCCGCGACGAGGCAGTGCATGGCTACTACATCGGCTACAAGTACCAGAAGGGTCTTGAGGGTCTCTCCGAAGAACGTAAGGAAGAACTGAAAGCCTGGACCTTCGAGCTTATGTTTGAGCTGTATGAGAATGAGGTCCAGTACACGCATGATCTCTACGACTCCGTCGGCCTGGCCGAGGACGTCAAANAGTTCCTGCACTACAACGCCAACAAGGCGCTGATGAACTTGGGCTACGAGGCCATGTTCCCCTCGGCCGTCACCGATGTGAACCCGGCCATTTTGTCCGCGCTCTCACCGAACGCTGATGAGAACCATGATTTCTTCTCCGGCTCAGGCTCCTCTTACGTCATTGGTAAGGCAGTCAACACCGAAGACGACGACTGGGACTTCTAA
- a CDS encoding MBL fold metallo-hydrolase: MSARIERLITSGTFSLDGGTWDVDNNVWIVGDDVDVYVIDPAHXPAAIAAAVGTRTVKAVLLTHGHDDHIRHARAFAALVDAPVLMNPADQMLWEDIYPGTAPDNTITDGETFTIAGTELLALHTPGHSPGSTCFYAASLETLFSGDTLFNGGPGATGRSYSDFPTIVKSIKERLLVLPGTTVVNTGHGDSTTIAGETPGVLAADQ; the protein is encoded by the coding sequence AGCGCCCGAATTGAACGCCTTATCACCTCGGGAACGTTCTCGCTCGACGGCGGCACGTGGGATGTGGATAACAACGTCTGGATCGTAGGTGATGACGTGGACGTTTACGTGATCGATCCAGCCCACGANCCCGCCGCCATCGCTGCTGCAGTGGGCACCAGGACGGTCAAGGCCGTGCTGTTGACCCACGGCCATGACGACCATATCCGCCATGCCCGCGCCTTTGCAGCACTGGTGGATGCGCCCGTGCTGATGAATCCCGCCGATCAGATGCTGTGGGAGGACATCTACCCCGGCACCGCACCAGATAACACCATCACCGACGGCGAAACGTTCACGATCGCCGGCACGGAGCTGCTGGCGCTGCACACACCAGGACACTCCCCNGGCTCAACCTGTTTCTACGCAGCATCACTGGAAACGCTCTTTTCCGGTGACACGTTGTTCAATGGCGGGCCTGGGGCCACCGGACGCTCCTATAGCGACTTCCCCACCATCGTGAAGTCCATCAAGGAACGCTTGCTGGTGCTGCCCGGGACAACAGTGGTGAACACCGGCCACGGTGACTCCACCACTATTGCTGGTGAAACACCCGGGGTCCTCGCCGCAGATCAGTAA
- a CDS encoding AMP-binding protein → MTTDAHTSYACGTTTTQLLDDTIGANFLATAIRCADRDALIDKPSGRRWTYAQLNHDVDELARGLLAAGVAKGARVRIWAPNVPEWVLLQYATAKIGAILVNVNPSYRAHELRYAIQQSGMEMIVALPAFKGTDYEAMVNQVHPECPELTSAIYIGTPSWDALVAGGQWLAADAVGQAMAGLEADEPINIQYTSGTTGYPKGATLSHRNILNNGYFVTETIGFTEEDILCVPVPFYHCFGMVMGNLGATTHGAAIVIPAAAFDPGATLRAVQEERCTALYGVPTMFITELNLPGFASYDLSSLRTGIMAGSPCPVEVMKRTMTEMHMAGVSIAYGMTETSPVSMQTLMDDDVTHRTETVGRVHPHLEVKIADPATGETVPRGTPGEFCTRGYSVMLGYWNDPKKTAGAIDGQRWMHTGDLAVMFQDGYVNIVGRIKDMVIRGGENLYPREIEEFLYHHPGIADVQVIGVPDXKYGEELCAWILMKPGVAPLDQAAVAVYCEGHLSRHKVPRYVLVVDEFPMTVTGKVRKMDMRATTVKKLGIGT, encoded by the coding sequence ATGACCACTGATGCTCATACTTCCTATGCCTGCGGTACCACCACCACACAGCTTTTGGATGACACCATTGGCGCCAACTTCCTTGCCACAGCCATACGCTGTGCAGACCGTGACGCGCTCATCGACAAACCCTCGGGCCGGCGCTGGACTTATGCGCAGTTGAATCACGACGTCGATGAGCTAGCCCGCGGTCTCCTCGCCGCTGGCGTAGCCAAGGGAGCAAGGGTNAGAATTTGGGCCCCTAACGTGCCCGAGTGGGTGCTGCTGCAATATGCCACGGCCAAGATTGGCGCCATCTTAGTCAACGTCAACCCTTCCTACCGGGCCCACGAGCTCAGATATGCCATCCAACAGTCGGGCATGGAAATGATCGTGGCACTGCCTGCCTTCAAGGGCACCGACTACGAAGCCATGGTCAACCAGGTCCATCCCGAGTGTCCGGAGCTGACCTCCGCAATCTACATCGGCACACCGTCTTGGGACGCGCTTGTGGCTGGTGGACAGTGGTTGGCAGCTGACGCCGTCGGCCAGGCCATGGCAGGGCTGGAGGCAGATGAACCCATCAACATCCAGTACACCTCTGGCACCACCGGCTACCCCAAGGGCGCTACCCTGAGCCACCGCAACATCTTGAACAACGGTTATTTCGTGACGGAGACGATCGGCTTCACCGAGGAAGACATCCTCTGCGTGCCGGTGCCTTTCTACCACTGCTTCGGCATGGTCATGGGTAACTTAGGTGCCACCACGCACGGGGCCGCGATCGTGATCCCTGCGGCTGCCTTCGACCCAGGCGCCACGCTAAGGGCCGTCCAAGAAGAGCGCTGCACCGCCCTCTACGGNGTGCCCACCATGTTCATCACCGAGCTGAACCTGCCCGGCTTCGCTAGCTATGACCTATCGTCCCTTCGTACCGGGATCATGGCTGGCTCACCCTGCCCGGTGGAGGTCATGAAGCGCACTATGACCGAGATGCATATGGCTGGCGTATCCATTGCCTACGGCATGACGGAGACCTCGCCGGTGTCGATGCAAACTTTGATGGACGACGACGTGACCCACCGCACCGAGACTGTGGGCCGGGTGCATCCGCACCTTGAAGTTAAGATTGCGGATCCTGCCACTGGCGAGACAGTGCCGCGCGGGACTCCTGGTGAATTTTGCACACGAGGCTACTCCGTGATGCTCGGATACTGGAATGATCCAAAGAAGACCGCTGGTGCCATCGATGGACAGCGCTGGATGCACACCGGGGACCTTGCCGTGATGTTTCAGGACGGCTACGTCAACATTGTGGGGCGCATTAAGGACATGGTAATCCGAGGAGGNGAAAACCTGTACCCACGCGAGATTGAGGAGTTCCTTTACCATCACCCTGGCATTGCAGACGTACAGGTTATTGGTGTCCCCGATGANAAATACGGTGAGGAACTGTGCGCTTGGATCCTGATGAAACCCGGAGTTGCACCGCTGGATCAAGCCGCCGTGGCAGTGTATTGCGAGGGCCATCTGTCCCGCCACAAGGTTCCACGCTATGTGCTGGTGGTTGATGAGTTCCCTATGACTGTCACCGGCAAGGTGCGCAAAATGGACATGCGTGCCACCACGGTGAAGAAGTTGGGGATCGGCACCTGA